A single window of Nicotiana tomentosiformis chromosome 1, ASM39032v3, whole genome shotgun sequence DNA harbors:
- the LOC104085161 gene encoding probable protein phosphatase 2C 63, protein MMMRSCCRPLERCFGRRNGDGLLWHMDLKPHASGDFSIAVAQANSSLEDQSQVFTSPSATYVGVYDGHGGPEASRFVNRHLFSYLHKFSKEQGGLSSDVIKRAFNATEEDFIQLVKRSLPVMPQIASVGSCCLVGAISEGELYVANLGDSRAVLGRRGFEGETNSVVAERLSTDHNVSCEKVRKEVESLHPDDQAVVVYIRGVWRIKGIIQVSRSIGDAYLKKPEFNRDPIFQRYGNLVPLKRPVLTAEPSIVTRSIRPHDLFLIFASDGLWEHLTDQVAVEIVFKSSRAGIAKRLVRAAIQEAAKKREMRYKDIQKIEKGIRRHFHDDITVIVIYLDHQKESFHSKGTLGSITAPVDVFSYNSEDAEENQVIGVF, encoded by the exons ATGATGATGAGATCGTGTTGTCGACCGTTAGAGAGGTGTTTTGGGAGAAGAAACGGAGATGGGCTTTTATGGCATATGGACTTAAAGCCACATGCTTCTGGTGATTTCTCAATTGCTGTAGCTCAAGCCAATTCTTCACTTGAAGACCAAAGTCAAGTTTTCACTTCTCCTTCTGCTACTTATGTTGGTGTTTATGATGGCCATGGTGGCCCTGAAGCCTCCCGTTTTGTCAATAGACACCTCTTCTCTTATTTGCATA agtTTTCGAAAGAGCAAGGAGGTTTGTCGTCTGATGTGATAAAGAGGGCATTTAATGCTACAGAAGAGGATTTTATTCAATTGGTGAAGAGATCATTGCCTGTAATGCCACAGATTGCTTCAGTTGGATCATGTTGTTTGGTTGGTGCAATTTCTGAGGGTGAATTGTACGTGGCTAATTTAGGGGATTCTAGGGCAGTTCTTGGACGCAGAGGTTTTGAAGGGGAGACGAATTCTGTGGTTGCAGAAAGGTTGTCGACTGATCATAATGTTTCATGTGAGAAAGTGCGCAAAGAAGTTGAATCACTTCATCCTGATGATCAGGCTGTTGTAGTTTacattcgaggtgtttggagaaTTAAAGGCATAATTCAG GTGTCAAGATCTATTGGAGATGCCTATTTGAAGAAACCTGAATTTAACAGGGACCCTATATTCCAACGATATGGAAATCTTGTACCTCTGAAGCGGCCTGTACTAACAGCAGAGCCTTCCATTGTTACACGAAGTATTAGGCCTCATGACTTATTCCTGATATTTGCTTCTGATGGCCTCTGGGAACACTTAACTGATCAAGTAGCTGTGGAAATAGTCTTTAAAAGCTCAAGAGCT GGAATAGCTAAGAGATTGGTACGAGCAGCGATTCAGGAGGCAGCTAAGAAGAGGGAAATGAGGTACAAGGACATACAGAAGATAGAAAAGGGGATTAGGCGCCATTTCCACGATGATATAACAGTTATTGTGATCTATCTTGATCACCAGAAAGAATCATTTCATTCCAAAGGCACTCTTGGCTCTATCACTGCACCAGTAGACGTTTTCTCATATAATTCAGAAGATGCTGAGGAGAACCAAGTGATTGGAGTTTTTTAA
- the LOC104085160 gene encoding pentatricopeptide repeat-containing protein At5g02860: protein MADKLALPLLLPNPPPSKSIFQYPHPHFSNSTTQPLAPFLNDLFHHQNPNTSPTSTSTSNSPQIPQSPIYPSPIPRTRRRIIGKEHDSNRGKPWSPHRLSSQGEKTLQTLIDPEFQLHNINQILLSLYTDHRLESSELDTESLPFDILGIIKGLGYYKKCDLALNVFEWVRNRPDSGVLLNGSVIAVVISMLGKEGRISVASSLLHNLHKDGFGIDVYAYTSLITAFARNGRYRDAVNVYKKMEEDGCKPTLITYNVILNVYGKMGMPWSRIMGVFESMKSSGVVPDAYTYNTLITCCRRGSLYEEARQIFEEMKLGGFLPDKVTYNALLDVYGRSRRPKEAMEVLREMEVNGFLPSIVTYNSLVSAYARDGLLEEAMELKAQMTHKGIKPDVFTYTTLFSGFEKAGKDESAMRIFEEMTSAGCKPNICTFNALIKMYGNRGKFAEMMKVFDDIKTCGCSPDIVTWNTLLAVFGQNGMDSEVTGVFKEMKRAGFVAERDTFNTLIGAYSRCGAFDQAMVVYRRMLDAGVNPDLSTYNAVLAALARGGLWEQSEKVLAEMKDGRCKPNELTYSSLLHAYGNGKEIDRIHALAEDIYTSEIQPHAMLLKTLVLVYSKSDLLVETERAFLELKSRGFSPDITTLNAMLSIYGRKQMVTKAAEIMNFMKDSGFTPSLTTYNSLMYMYSRSSNYEKSEQLLMEIIGKGVRPDVISYNTVIYAYCRNGRMRDASRIFTEMKDSGIVPDVITYNTFVSRYAADAMFIDAIEVVRYMIKQGCKPNDSTYNSIIDSYCKLNRRDEALAFISNLRKLNPHVSKEEETKLSERLMKK from the coding sequence ATGGCGGACAAATTAGCTCTCCCTCTTCTACTACCAAACCCTCCCCCCTCTAAATCTATCTTCCAATACCCACACCCCCACTTCTCTAACTCCACCACTCAACCTTTAGCTCCATTCCTAAATGACCTCTTTCACCACCAAAATCCCAATACTTCTCCTACTTCAACTTCCACTTCTAATTCTCCCCAGATTCCTCAATCCCCAATTTACCCTTCTCCTATCCCCAGAACTCGACGGCGTATTATTGGCAAAGAACATGATTCCAACAGGGGCAAACCATGGTCTCCTCATCGCCTCTCCTCTCAAGGTGAGAAAACTCTTCAAACCCTAATTGACCCGGAATTTCAACTCCACAATATTAACCAAATTTTGCTCAGTTTATATACTGACCATCGTTTAGAAAGTTCTGAATTAGATACAGAGTCTTTGCCTTTTGATATCTTGGGTATTATTAAAGGTTTAGGTTACTATAAAAAATGTGACTTGGCATTGAATGTGTTTGAATGGGTTCGAAATCGACCCGATTCTGGGGTTTTGTTAAATGGGTCTGTTATTGCTGTGGTTATAAGCATGCTTGGGAAAGAGGGTAGGATTTCAGTGGCGTCATCATTGCTTCACAATTTGCATAAAGATGGTTTTGGTATCGATGTTTATGCATATACTTCTTTAATCACTGCATTCGCGCGTAATGGGAGGTATAGGGATGCGGTTAATGTTTACAAGAAAATGGAGGAGGATGGGTGTAAACCTACTTTAATTACTTACAATGTGATTTTGAATGTTTATGGGAAAATGGGTATGCCTTGGAGTAGAATTATGGGTGTTTTTGAAAGTATGAAGAGCTCTGGAGTTGTTCCTGATGCTTATACTTATAATACTCTTATTACTTGCTGTCGTCGGGGATCTTTGTATGAGGAAGCTAGGCAGATTTTTGAGGAGATGAAATTAGGAGGTTTTCTGCCCGATAAGGTTACGTACAACGCGTTGCTAGATGTGTATGGGAGGTCTAGGAGGCCGAAAGAAGCTATGGAGGTTTTGCGAGAAATGGAGGTTAATGGGTTTTTGCCTAGCATTGTGACGTACAATTCGTTGGTATCTGCTTATGCTAGGGATGGTCTGTTGGAGGAAGCGATGGAGCTGAAAGCCCAGATGACACATAAAGGGATTAAGCCTGATGTGTTTACGTATACCACCTTGTTTTCCGGATTTGAGAAGGCTGGGAAGGATGAATCGGCAATGAGAATATTTGAGGAGATGACAAGTGCAGGTTGTAAACCAAACATCTGCACTTTCAATGCACTTATTAAGATGTACGGAAACAGGGGAAAATTTGCTGAAATGATGAAGGTTTTTGATGATATCAAGACGTGTGGTTGTTCCCCAGATATTGTCACTTGGAATACGCTCCTAGCTGTATTTGGGCAGAACGGAATGGATTCAGAAGTTACTGGAGTGTTCAAAGAAATGAAGAGAGCCGGATTTGTAGCTGAGCGGGACACCTTCAATACCTTAATTGGTGCTTACAGTCGTTGTGGGGCTTTTGATCAAGCTATGGTCGTTTACAGGCGAATGTTAGATGCAGGGGTCAATCCGGACCTCTCCACCTATAACGCTGTTCTAGCAGCTTTGGCTCGGGGCGGGCTGTGGGAACAGTCTGAAAAGGTACTTGCAGAAATGAAAGATGGTCGTTGTAAACCCAACGAGCTAACGTACAGTTCCTTGCTTCATGCGTATGGTAATGGGAAAGAGATTGACAGGATTCATGCTCTTGCAGAAGATATATACACTTCTGAAATCCAacctcatgctatgcttctgaaGACCCTTGTATTAGTTTATAGCAAAAGTGATCTTCTAGTGGAGACTGAACGAGCTTTTTTGGAGTTAAAAAGTAGAGGTTTCTCGCCAGACATAACCACCTTAAATGCCATGCTTTCAATTTATGGTCGGAAGCAAATGGTTACAAAGGCAGCTGAGATCATGAACTTCATGAAAGATAGTGGTTTCACTCCTAGCTTGACAACTTACAATAGTTTGATGTACATGTACAGCCGGTCCAGCAATTATGAGAAATCAGAACAGCTACTAATGGAAATTATAGGAAAAGGAGTCAGGCCTGATGTTATTTCGTACAACACAGTGATATATGCTTATTGCAGAAACGGTCGGATGAGAGATGCCTCACGTATATTTACAGAAATGAAGGATTCTGGAATTGTTCCTGATGTGATCACATATAATACCTTTGTTTCAAGGTACGCAGCTGATGCAATGTTTATTGATGCCATTGAAGTGGTTCGTTACATGATCAAGCAAGGTTGTAAGCCAAATGATAGCACATATAACTCCATTATAGATTCATATTGTAAACTCAATAGAAGAGATGAAGCTCTAGCTTTTATTAGCAACCTCCGTAAGCTTAATCCTCATGTTTCTAAAGAGGAAGAGACTAAATTATCAGAGCGATTGATGAAGAAATGA